The Ziziphus jujuba cultivar Dongzao chromosome 3, ASM3175591v1 region gagagagagagagtcacctgCATAGTTGGCGATTAAGAGAGAGCGAATTTTTTTGAAGCTAAACAGTAGGccaagaagaagagagagactCAGTTTTGGCTCAGAGCTTTATGCATGTATAGCTCTTTCGAAACgcaccgatttttttttttttaggcataTCACCTCCTAAGAAACGCAGCGTTTTCGTCCCTTTCGTTTGTCTAGGCACAGCCAAGCCCAAAAAATGGTGGCTTTTTTCAGACCTAAGAGATTATTTTAGACTGGGCCTTGGGCTTCCCATTTGAAGATTGGGCAAAAAATATTCTTtcccttttaaattttttttttctaataaaaaaactaCAAATAATATCCTATGTTATGATATTgccaaatataaaaatgagACAAATAATAAACAGATACAAcgaaacatataataaatatcttacgatataaagaaaatattaaattatatcggACATGCTAATCAATCTTATTATAAGCTAGCCTTAGGACCAACTTGACTGGTAGTCAAATAAGTCGGATCGAATTTAAATAGAAATTGTGCACGGTTAAGTTGAAGTTAaacattcttttattttatttttttgagcgAGTTTCATCGGGTCTTGAACTTTTCTTTTACATTCCTTGTccatcccaaaaaaatattggaaatattaattatttaaaaaaaaaaaaaaaaggttgaaaattttaatatttgttgatTAAGAGTTATTTTCTATTTCAGATTAAAATAAGTAGAAGTTTAAAGTTGAATACTGTTTTTGCTATAGCTACACAGTGGATACAACTAAAATAAAGATTCgaaattttctcattttcctAAATGCTAGGAGATAATTGTACATCATTTATTGCATTTCACTGTTAGAAATTTTCTTTTCGCGAAAAACcccaaattatatattttatcatatcttACTTGACCTAGTGTATAAATTCATACCGCAAGATCCAGAAacctattaaaagaaaaaaaaaatgagaggcACATATACAGAtgttgcttttgaaaattatCAATACCCTAATTCTACCCCAGcataaaacagaaaacataTTGCAGCCAATTGTACTGATTGAAACTAAATTAGAAGTTGACCAAAAAATTTAGAAGatgatattaataattatgcatCTAATGAATGTATTCTTAAAGGGAACAAGgtcaaaggaaaaaggaaaaggcagTTATACGAATTACAAACCTTtccaatatatatcattttaattggTACATTTAGCATAAAAACGAGTTAGAATACATGAACAATTATGCGGCTAATGCATACAATTTTTGCACTTTGAACAAAGTGGAGTAAAAAGAATACACAACTATTTCAAAGAATATATACTcgaaaaaagcaaaatatttggcatttaaaaaaaaaaaaaaaaaaatcccatcaaACCTGAGCCAAGTGCTAACTAATATACCAACCGACCCAGTTTTCGGGACCTTTGCCCCTAAAACTTTCAACTCTAGCATAAAGCTAATCATGATGTAATCTTTGGTTGGATCCTCTGTTGGTGGCCATATGATGTTTatcaacaaaaaaggaaaacaacaaaatatgcACTTCATTTCGATTCATTCTGTTTCTCAGGGACTTCTAATTGCGGGGGGAGCATCCCCAAGAAGCTCCCTTGAACAGGTTGACTAGCAGCCTTTGCAGATTCGTCATCTGTAATATATGAGATGAATCAGATAAATTAGAAATAGGATAAGATACTCTTAGattgcataaattggataaTGGGGATGAAAGAGTCGCCTCTTAGATCCCTTTCGCCCTTATGGCAGAAAATGCTGAAAAATTATCTCACCAAAGAGGGATTTGATGGAAGGCCTCTTAGTTTTTGTGCTTTTTTTCTTCAACTCAGCTGCAATAGGAAAGCACATATCAAAATCACGTACAAAGATCATAGCCAAAATGGAAAACAGAAAtgtgtatattaaaaattatgcgAGAGAATTACAACCTCAGTGATCTTATGTATATGATGATGAAATCCAGAGGCATGAAATAGATTTAGAAAGACAGGAATGGTTGCTTTTAAGGATGGCTTTATGTTTTAACAACTTGCGGTTTATGGATGCACAGTTTGTAGACTTAAGAAGGGTGTGAATATCAACAGGCTGATGCATAACAACCTTATTAGGCCATAATACTCATAACACAAAAGTTTTTTGGAATATCAGAAAGTGAATTAAtcggtaaataaataaatatgtaagaAAAGAATGAAAACGCATTAGGCAATTCAGAAATATCAAATTGGGAAGAAACTCAATCAACATATATGCAATCATGAGCAAAGGATACACTACCTATCCCAGGTAATTGATGATCATTTACAATTTCAAAGTTTTTGTACGTGTAACCCACAAAGTTGATGTCCTTTGATGACAGCATCTGCAGTAAGTTCATGAAAGCAACAAAAACATGAGCAACCAGTCAACACCTTTTTCAATAAACTATTTAACTTGCAGCCACATATGGCAAGTAGTTAATGCAAACGAGTGGTATCAACAACTTCCAGGAACACCATTTTTCCTATGTGCATTCATAAGAACCATCGGGTggacaaattatattaaatgacTTTTCAAAAATCATTGTTCCTAATCCGATGACTTTAGCTACTTAAGCGgtgttaatatttaaaatagatTGTACAATCAGGAAAAGATTTTGCCTTGCAAAGCCAAGGATTAAGAAGATCCAGGCTTAGCTAGCAAACATGACAGAGCACCAGAAGCAAATATATTCTAACAATTATTACTGTGGCAGCTCATATGGAATAGAATGCATGCAATGGTAACTGTATCTACCAACCTTTCTCCATGGGCCTGCTTTTGATGAAGTTTGAATTTCATTGTCAGCCTAAAAGAACAGTTCACCATAGACAAAAGTTGAAAGAGTTAGTGAAAACACACTTGAAAATGTGGTAATTCTTTTGTGCGTCAAGATACAGTAAAACAGTAATTACCTCctcaaacttttcaaaattctgAGTATCCAATTCATCATTAACCTCAGGAATAAATGCAGCTTTCATCTGATACAACTTATCCCAATCGATGCCTTTAAACCATGGATGAGCCTGAAAATTACAGTGGCCAGCTAGTTAAttgcataaataatttattcaagTATAAACAGACCAACGTATCTAGAATAGAACACACCACACAACACCTTAATTTCATCTGCCCCTTTTGTTCCAAGCCTTTGCTCAACATTACATAAGAGTCTACTAATAAGGTCCTTTGCTTCTGGAGAAAGTTTTGCTTCTTCTGGGAATTTCAAATGGGTTCTCCAATTAACTATCTGCATGATAGAGAAAAGAGAGAATGTTGAACCATATATGACAATAAACACAAGAAATGGGTCAAGAGATTCAACTACACCCAACCAAAACTCTGTGTTCTGTGGCCTAATCTAAATACAAAAGGACAAAAACAGTCATGTGTTCTGTGGCCTAATCTAAATACTAAAGGACAAAAACAGTCATGCAACCATAGCCACGCATAATatatgtccaaaaaaataataataataaataaataaaagaagaagaagaagaaaagaaaaagaggagaaaATATCCATGCAACAAGTGCTTGTAAGCTTACCTTCCTACAAGTTGACATGGGTTCATCTGAATAGAATGGTGGATATCCCACAAGCATTTCATACATGATAGCCCCAAGAGACCACCTGGAATTGTATGGTAAAATATCATCACCAGAAAATGGACttgacccccccccccccccccccaaaaaaaaaaaaaaaaaaaaaaaaaagcaaaacacaaaaacaaaataaaaaaattaatgactgACCAATCACATTCCATTCCATATCCTTTCTTTAGCAAAACTTCTGGGGCAATGTAGTCTGGGGTTCCAACAGTAGAATAAGCCTGAAATATCAAAGGATGTTGATAAGATTGAACTCCAGACTTCTCGTCGTATAAGATTGGCAGCAATTGCAAGGAACAAACAGATGCATAACAAATTGTCTATAACAATATTAAAGAAAGGCATGGTAAATGTACAACTAGTCTCGGCAGATCATAACAGTTATTATCAAGCACATATATAGGGAATTTACAAGCATTCTCCTGTTCCTCTGCCAATGCTGCAGTTGCTCCTGTTGTGTGCGTTTTGGTACCACAGGGCGTCCATCACTCTGAAGAGCCCCACTAAGATTGTTCGCCAGAGTGAAGTCCTTTTCTTGGAGATTACTGCAGTCTAGTGGCTTACATAACCCAAAATCCGATAGTTTCATATGACCATTCTTGTCAAGCAGCAAGTTATCAGGTTTGATATCCCTGTGACATGTGAACAAAGTAAGGGTTATTCCTCATGATTAAAAATAAGAAGACCAAGAGTAAAAGGCATATAAACGTCTCCCACCATACAATTAAATCAACGCATTTAACTTACCTATGAATATAGTTATGTTTATGAATTGACTCAATAGCTAGGACAGTTTCCCCAACATAAAACCTAGCCTCATCTTCAGTCAGAGTATCCTTCCGCATCAGTAAAGTCATCATATCTCCACCAGGAAGATATTCCATAATAAGATATAGATATTCCTCATCTTGGAAGGAGCAATAAAGCTTAACAATGCAATTGCTGTCAACCTCTGCAAGTAGGTTCCTCTCAGCTTTCACATGCTCAACCTGAAAATCAATAAATAGATACTGGGAATAAGCTTCATGAGAGAgggagaaataaaaataaaaaaataaaaaagactaaGAAAAAGATTCTGTTAGAATAGGAAAAAATATACCTGGCCTCTGCGAAGCATCTCTGATTTCTTTAGCTTCTTCATTGCATATACATGACCAGTTGCTTTCTCCCTGCAGACTCTAACCTGGACCATAGAAAGAAATAAGCAACAAAAGCAAACATATGTTTCTTAGCTTGTTGTAGaagtaaaataagaaaacttaTGGCCTTGCAAAGTAATAAGAACTGAGTTATATGTACAGCCACGGAGGCAGGAACAGAGGCACAAACTCATGGAATTTTAAGAACTGTTGATCCTACTCGGGCTAAAATGGATTGTGATTAACATTTAACATTGCTCAACTTTTATCCAGTAGAAATATTATTACACATGAGAAATAAGACCCCCAATTCCAATAACCCTTCCATCCTCTACCAACACACCCTCGttagaagaaagagagagagagagagagagagagagagggagggagagggagagggagggagggagggagagagagagagagagagagagggagagggagagggagggagggagggagagagagagagagaaactagGTAATTGTGATGGCCACTGATCTAGAAATAGAAAACAACCTGGGTATGAAAGTAAATGCTCTAGTAATATgtccaaggaaaaaaaaggtcaaaccTCTCCAAATGCACCCTTCCCTATCATTGTTAAAGGCTCAAAGTCATCTGCACCCATTTTATGCCTTTGAAGACGCATATATTCTGTTTCCTTCTTCTCCAAATACTTGAGCAAATTGTTCTGCTCTTCTTCAGAGACCTCAGCATCAGCCAACTTCTTTTCCAGTACATTGCGTCTACATCAGAAGTATGATAACAATTATTCACCAAAGTACTAGAAACTAAACATAACTGACAGTCATATTTGATAGCACAATTTTTCTTAGTAAGACAACCAACCCCTGACCTgaaccagaaaaaaaataaaacttctaCAGAATCAACCAGGTACTAATAGCAGTATGCCAGTTTTGAACATtacaaagagagagaaagaagccAATTTGAACCTATATGGTAGCATGTTTAACCATGAAAAAGCAATAAAAGGAGGAAAGgcataatatttatgattacgAATCATTAGCTGTTAACACTATAATTCTAAAGTCTCATGGTTAATATGAGTCTTTTAAAGTCACAACTCATGCACTTTTGGTAAGCTACCAAATTTACACTAAGTACATATATCCAacacaaatattaaaaacaaatttttaaatttttgttttttttttaaaaaaagaaaaaaagaaaaaaagaaaaaagttagatCACTTGTTCATATCCCAAAGTTCTGATGTACCAACTTATCTACAAAAGTTTCAAGTGAAAGAAATCAATTTCATGCGCAACCTCTCAAGTCATGGATCTGTATTTAGTTCTGGAGATAATAGCAAAGGAATTCATTAAGCACCTATTTAACACCTAGAAACGTGTTGACAATTCTTTATGCATAATCCAACACACTACATGAGAAACCAACCAGCACCATCTACTGTCCAGCATCTATTGAGCTACTTTCAATAGTTCAGTGAAATAATTATAGTTAAGTGGTTTCCatcttatataaattaaatataaagaaCTCATAATTAGCAAGAAATCAAACACATAACCAATTGGCCGAATACATCATATAACCAACTATTATGGGCCGAATACATCATATAACCAACTATTATGGGCCATTGTCATTCGTTCAAGAAAGTGAACTAAGTAACGTGATACAAATGAGCTGCAAGCATGAGGATAAAATACATGCAACAACAATATTCAAGTCAATAAATATTAGAACGAATAACCTGACAGCATGTTCTAATTTTATCACTATAAGAAGCATTAAACATCATACCTCTCCTTCCTCTCCTGCAAACTTTTCATCTGCTTCTTATAATGGTTTTCTATATATTGCTTTGCAGCTGCAACCTTCTGCTTGGTTACATTTGAAGGCACTTCCTCACTTGCTGGTGCTTTTGACACCTCTTTTCCATTTCCTGTAGTTTCCTTGTTCTTCGACGACCTCACCTTCTCTTTTGACTTGAACTTATTCAACCAACGCCTCACCACCTCCATCTTTTTCACTCTACTAATATAATACCTTGTGAATCAGCTCTTTCTAAATGTCCATTTTATTCCACAAACTACTGAAGGGCATAGAAATTGTCATGAACTTATTGCATTATGCAATTGACACTGCAGATACTGATCCATCATTGATCCAAGGGATCCAATGCATATGTTCTGCAAttgaataaacaaaagaaaatcctATTAACCAAAATAGCATAAACAATAACCAACtgtaagataaaaataaaataaaataaaataaaaataccccATTACACAGTGATAGGGATAAAGTAATTTCTTGAGTATAAGATAACTAATACATTTATATGCACAAATCACAAAATTTCATGGTGACGAGTCAATGAATAAACGAGAACAATAACCCTTTCACAGAATTCAAATTGCCAAAACAAAAGCAGGAAAAAGAAGCAACAAAAATAAGCAACTTATAAACCTGAGCAGTGAGCATCAAACAGCACAGAAATCTTCTCGACAACAATTTTCCAAAACTGCCTTACAAACCacaatttaaatcattttcattttactgTGACAATCGAAAACCAAAACAGAAGCCCTAAAGCAGATGTTGTACCAGCAGCGAAGCACAAAACTAAAAGGCAGCAAATCCCCATTTCACGGAAAAAGCCTGAGCCTCTCCTTTTCCCcacatttttctcttttttttttttttttttttttttcctcctcctcTCTCAATCAAACAGACAACTAGACTATAAAGTTGAAACCACCATCTAAGTCCTAAACaatttaaactccaaatcaccaatgaagaacgctattcaaaaaaaaatatatcaaaaaaaaaatcccaaacaaCCCCACTTCAATATCCTTCTCACAATTTCCCACCAACCAACCagaaaatcaaaaccaaaaacccGATCAACCAAACATCcaaccaacaaaataaaaaaaaataaaaataaaaaaaaacaatgacacACACTGCATAAAGTAACTGAAACCCTAAATTCGTAAAACAACCCAATAAAACAAAACCGAATCTGACAGGTCCAGAAAGTTCGATTTGAAACAAATGAAACTACCTTGAGAATTCCAGAGCAACAGGTTTGCATCAGAAGTAACATCAGCGATGTGAAACCCTAGGAGAGacacagagacagagagagaaagaaagagagagaaaaaaaatgcacaacACCCAAGAATCTGAGTTTAGAAGGAAGAATGAGGACTCAAGAATACCACCACTTGGTGTTCATCATTCTCATACCCCATCCCACTCTCctctgcctttttctttttcttatttttttttattttttatttttattatttttttcccttctctttGAAAAGTTTCTACTTCTGCTTTTTGTAGCTCcttgacttttcttttctttttttttttcttttttttttcctttttttttataaaaaaaaaattctaaatatttttgCGAGATTTATGTTATCCCACTGGAAATATTTATTAGGATCTGAGTAGGTAACGAGAAGAATATGATTTTCTTtagtaatttatataataatttaatttccaaaaaaagttatataataGTTTacttaatacattttttttgcaTGTATTCACAATTGTAGTTACCAAAATGAGTTAATTAAAGATTAATATTTTTGCCAATATCAaatttagtaatttagtttcgattatacaaaaattataaataaaaatgtgggTGTTCCTTTTATAGTAAGCATATAATTAAATCATGTTTGACATGAAAAGTGAATTATTTGCAAGGTTTTTTAGGCCCCACATTCCACTTATCTTATAAGATGTTAAtcaatcaataataaattattcaagATGGTAACACTTTGTTAGCTGTAAATCAGAATTTTTAGGGGAAAAAAGTCAAAGataggttttttcttttttccccctatttCATG contains the following coding sequences:
- the LOC107422847 gene encoding uncharacterized protein LOC107422847, which translates into the protein MEVVRRWLNKFKSKEKVRSSKNKETTGNGKEVSKAPASEEVPSNVTKQKVAAAKQYIENHYKKQMKSLQERKERRNVLEKKLADAEVSEEEQNNLLKYLEKKETEYMRLQRHKMGADDFEPLTMIGKGAFGEVRVCREKATGHVYAMKKLKKSEMLRRGQVEHVKAERNLLAEVDSNCIVKLYCSFQDEEYLYLIMEYLPGGDMMTLLMRKDTLTEDEARFYVGETVLAIESIHKHNYIHRDIKPDNLLLDKNGHMKLSDFGLCKPLDCSNLQEKDFTLANNLSGALQSDGRPVVPKRTQQEQLQHWQRNRRMLAYSTVGTPDYIAPEVLLKKGYGMECDWWSLGAIMYEMLVGYPPFYSDEPMSTCRKIVNWRTHLKFPEEAKLSPEAKDLISRLLCNVEQRLGTKGADEIKAHPWFKGIDWDKLYQMKAAFIPEVNDELDTQNFEKFEEADNEIQTSSKAGPWRKMLSSKDINFVGYTYKNFEIVNDHQLPGIAELKKKSTKTKRPSIKSLFDDESAKAASQPVQGSFLGMLPPQLEVPEKQNESK